A genomic window from Blastococcus saxobsidens DD2 includes:
- a CDS encoding APC family permease, with translation MNAGPRLDRRLGTGDAVVIGLGSMIGAGVFAAFAPAARAAGTGLLVGLALAAVVAYCNATASAQLAAQYPESGGTYVYGRERLGPWWGFLAGWTFVVGKTASCAAMALTFAAYAVPPAWQRPAAVAAVVALVAVNYRGLTRTAQLTRVLLAVVLAALAVAVAAGLSAETADPGRLTDWSAGPHGWYGVLQSAGLLFFAFAGYARLATLGEEVRDPARTIPRAIPLALGITVAGYAAVAVTLLVALGPEGIAGSRTPVADAVAAGPWDWAPPLVGVGAAAASLGALLGLVAGVGRTGLAMARTGDLPRWLAAVHPRHRVPHHAELALGAVVCALVLAADLRALIGFSSFGVLLYYLVANVAAYTQPARHRRWPRALQVAGGAGCVVLAVTLPWSSVVVGVATLAVGAGLRALRRRRPPAPAGHRA, from the coding sequence GTGAACGCGGGGCCGCGGCTCGACCGCCGGCTGGGCACCGGGGACGCCGTCGTCATCGGGCTGGGGTCCATGATCGGCGCCGGGGTCTTCGCCGCCTTCGCCCCGGCGGCCCGTGCCGCCGGGACCGGTCTGCTCGTCGGTCTGGCCCTGGCCGCGGTGGTGGCCTACTGCAACGCCACCGCCTCGGCGCAGCTGGCCGCGCAGTACCCGGAGTCCGGCGGCACCTACGTCTACGGCCGCGAGCGCCTGGGCCCCTGGTGGGGCTTCCTCGCCGGCTGGACGTTCGTCGTCGGCAAGACCGCCAGCTGCGCCGCCATGGCCCTCACCTTCGCCGCGTACGCCGTTCCGCCGGCCTGGCAGCGTCCGGCGGCGGTCGCCGCCGTCGTCGCGCTCGTGGCGGTCAACTACCGCGGCCTCACCCGCACGGCCCAGCTGACCCGGGTCCTCCTGGCGGTCGTGCTCGCCGCGCTCGCCGTGGCGGTGGCCGCAGGCCTCTCGGCGGAGACCGCGGACCCCGGCCGGCTGACGGACTGGTCGGCCGGTCCGCACGGCTGGTACGGGGTGCTGCAGTCGGCCGGCCTGCTGTTCTTCGCCTTCGCCGGCTACGCCCGCCTGGCCACCCTCGGTGAAGAGGTGCGCGACCCGGCGCGGACGATCCCCCGGGCCATCCCGCTGGCCCTCGGCATCACCGTCGCCGGCTACGCCGCCGTGGCCGTCACCCTCCTGGTCGCGCTCGGGCCGGAGGGGATCGCCGGGTCCCGGACGCCCGTTGCGGACGCCGTCGCGGCCGGGCCCTGGGACTGGGCTCCGCCGCTGGTCGGCGTCGGCGCGGCGGCGGCCTCGCTCGGTGCGCTGCTGGGGCTGGTCGCCGGGGTGGGGCGGACGGGCCTGGCGATGGCCCGCACCGGTGACCTCCCCCGCTGGCTGGCCGCGGTGCACCCCCGCCACCGGGTGCCGCACCACGCCGAGCTCGCGCTGGGCGCGGTCGTCTGCGCGCTGGTCCTGGCCGCCGACCTGCGCGCGCTGATCGGGTTCTCGTCGTTCGGCGTCCTGCTGTACTACCTGGTCGCGAACGTGGCCGCGTACACCCAGCCGGCCCGTCACCGGCGCTGGCCGCGGGCGCTGCAGGTGGCCGGCGGGGCCGGCTGCGTCGTCCTGGCCGTGACCCTGCCCTGGTCGTCGGTCGTGGTCGGCGTCGCGACACTCGCCGTGGGTGCCGGCCTGCGAGCCCTCCGGCGCCGCCGACCCCCTGCTCCGGCCGGCCACCGCGCGTAG
- a CDS encoding MauE/DoxX family redox-associated membrane protein codes for MRAETRALGMAAGMTGAGVFHLVRPQVYDWMIPPELGPARPWVIGSGVVELATAALLAVPATRRAGGWATAGLLLGVLPAHLQTLRVTRHQPVKLAVAAARIPFQVPMLRAALRVARGR; via the coding sequence ATGCGGGCAGAGACACGAGCGCTGGGAATGGCGGCCGGGATGACCGGGGCCGGGGTGTTCCACCTGGTGCGGCCGCAGGTCTACGACTGGATGATCCCGCCGGAGCTCGGCCCCGCCCGGCCGTGGGTGATCGGCAGCGGCGTCGTCGAACTGGCCACCGCGGCACTGCTGGCGGTGCCGGCGACCCGGCGCGCCGGCGGCTGGGCGACGGCCGGGTTGCTGCTCGGCGTGCTGCCCGCACACCTGCAGACCCTGCGGGTCACCCGGCACCAGCCCGTGAAGCTCGCGGTGGCCGCGGCCCGCATCCCCTTCCAGGTGCCCATGCTGCGGGCCGCCCTCCGGGTGGCCCGGGGCCGCTGA
- a CDS encoding AAA family ATPase, protein MSRVVLAGADEDLQQRVSAAVDGDVSVLAAGRLPADPARLFEQLADGELPEVLLLGPLAPADEVLSLAGRLDVQCPGISVVLLADPAPEMWQAAMRAGIRDLLPLHADAAEIRSAVERAGAAATSRRRVLRPLEETARYTGRVITIASPKGGVGKTTVATNVAIGLTAAAPQSTVLVDLDVQFGDVASALALEPEYTLPDVVRGPASEDTMVLKTFLTQHPSGLYAVCGSESPAAGDTVTGEDVSRLLAALAREFRYVVVDTAPGLSEQTLAALDRATDVVMLSSMDVPGVRGLRKELDVLRELCMIPAGRHVVMNFADPKGGLSVRDVETAIGTGIDVVLPRSAAVPASTNTGVPVLESGGRDPMVKELRRLVSRFAATPIVRPSRYRAKHRAAS, encoded by the coding sequence ATGAGTCGCGTCGTCCTCGCGGGGGCCGACGAGGACCTCCAGCAGCGCGTGTCCGCGGCGGTGGACGGCGACGTCTCCGTGCTGGCCGCCGGCCGGCTGCCCGCCGACCCGGCCCGGCTGTTCGAACAGCTCGCCGACGGGGAGTTGCCCGAGGTGCTGCTGCTGGGCCCCCTGGCGCCGGCGGACGAGGTGCTGAGCCTCGCGGGCCGGCTGGACGTGCAGTGCCCGGGCATCAGCGTCGTCCTCCTCGCCGACCCGGCCCCGGAGATGTGGCAGGCGGCCATGCGCGCCGGGATCCGCGACCTGCTCCCGCTGCACGCGGACGCCGCGGAGATCCGGTCGGCGGTCGAGCGGGCCGGTGCCGCGGCCACGAGCCGCCGCCGGGTACTGCGGCCCCTGGAGGAGACCGCCCGGTACACGGGCCGGGTCATCACGATCGCCTCGCCCAAGGGCGGGGTGGGGAAGACGACGGTGGCGACCAACGTCGCCATCGGCCTGACCGCCGCCGCGCCGCAGTCCACGGTGCTGGTCGACCTGGACGTTCAGTTCGGCGACGTGGCCAGCGCGCTGGCGCTGGAGCCGGAGTACACGCTGCCCGACGTCGTCCGGGGCCCGGCCAGCGAGGACACGATGGTGCTGAAGACGTTCCTGACCCAGCACCCGAGCGGGCTGTACGCGGTGTGCGGGTCGGAGTCGCCGGCGGCCGGTGACACCGTGACGGGCGAGGACGTCAGCCGGCTGCTAGCGGCGCTGGCCCGGGAGTTCCGGTACGTGGTGGTGGACACCGCGCCGGGGTTGTCGGAGCAGACGCTGGCCGCCCTCGACCGGGCCACCGACGTCGTGATGCTCAGCAGCATGGACGTCCCTGGTGTGCGCGGGCTGCGAAAGGAGCTCGACGTGCTCCGCGAGCTGTGCATGATCCCGGCCGGGCGGCACGTGGTGATGAACTTCGCCGACCCCAAGGGCGGCCTGTCGGTCCGGGACGTCGAGACGGCGATCGGCACGGGCATCGATGTCGTCCTGCCCCGGTCGGCCGCGGTACCGGCCTCCACGAACACCGGTGTGCCGGTGCTGGAGAGCGGTGGGCGGGACCCGATGGTCAAGGAGCTCCGCCGGCTGGTGTCCCGGTTCGCCGCCACCCCGATCGTGCGGCCGAGCCGCTACCGGGCCAAGCACCGGGCGGCGTCATGA
- a CDS encoding LysM peptidoglycan-binding domain-containing protein, with product MTAVAYPAVVLAAASAVTLGSIAPAAAHTGEHTVRSGDTLSKLAAGHGTSWRSVYADNRGAIGANPNALRVGQVLSIGGSGAAPSAARSAPSASGTYVVRSGDTLARIAARHGTTWQQLHALNRQVIGGNPNVLRVGQRLVLSGAAAPAAAPSAAPPRATRSGRAVPAPAASPAPAAASRSYGAWDSHVRPAVQEVAERFGVSRILTRPGHTPTQGRAADFMVYTDRAKGDAVAQYVIDNAARLGVESVIWRQRIAGPWTGWTWQAMADRGSPTANHMDHPHVAFR from the coding sequence GTGACGGCCGTGGCCTACCCGGCCGTGGTCCTCGCAGCAGCATCGGCCGTCACCCTGGGGTCCATCGCTCCGGCGGCGGCACACACCGGGGAGCACACGGTCCGTTCCGGCGACACCCTCAGCAAGCTCGCGGCCGGCCACGGCACCTCGTGGCGCAGCGTGTACGCCGACAACCGCGGCGCGATCGGCGCCAACCCGAACGCCCTGCGCGTCGGGCAGGTGCTCAGCATCGGCGGGTCCGGCGCGGCGCCGTCCGCCGCCAGGTCGGCACCGAGCGCCTCGGGCACGTACGTCGTCCGCTCCGGCGACACGCTGGCCAGGATCGCCGCCCGCCACGGCACCACCTGGCAGCAGCTGCACGCCCTCAACCGGCAGGTCATCGGGGGCAACCCGAACGTCCTGCGCGTCGGTCAGCGTCTCGTCCTCAGCGGTGCAGCAGCCCCGGCTGCCGCGCCGAGCGCGGCTCCTCCTCGTGCCACCCGATCGGGCCGGGCCGTCCCGGCCCCGGCTGCGTCGCCCGCACCGGCTGCGGCTTCGCGTTCCTACGGTGCCTGGGATTCGCACGTCCGACCGGCCGTCCAGGAGGTCGCCGAGCGGTTCGGCGTCTCGAGGATCCTCACGCGCCCCGGCCACACCCCGACCCAGGGCCGGGCGGCCGACTTCATGGTGTACACCGACCGCGCCAAGGGTGACGCCGTGGCCCAGTACGTGATCGACAACGCGGCCCGGCTCGGCGTCGAGTCCGTGATCTGGCGGCAGCGGATCGCCGGTCCGTGGACTGGTTGGACGTGGCAGGCCATGGCCGACCGTGGATCCCCGACGGCCAACCACATGGACCACCCGCACGTGGCGTTCCGGTAA
- a CDS encoding sulfite exporter TauE/SafE family protein — MSAADLLIAAGVALVAGVVNSIAGGGSLILFPTLVALGLGTVAANVTNSLAQWPGYLGGVAGFRAEYAGQRGRLIRFGAVAVLGGLVGSVLLLTTPSEAFDDVVPVLVFLASLLLAVQPLLTRQLAGELAGGAGRDPGWLYAALFLATVYGGYFGGALGVILVGVLGVGLHGLKLANALKSALSAVTATVTLVVFGIFGPVHWGVVAVAAPASLLGGFLGARIATRIPVTPLRVVIVTFGVAVSVYLFVRV, encoded by the coding sequence GTGTCCGCCGCCGACCTGCTCATCGCGGCCGGGGTGGCGCTCGTGGCGGGCGTCGTCAACTCCATCGCCGGCGGCGGCTCGTTGATCCTCTTCCCCACGCTCGTGGCGCTCGGGCTGGGCACCGTGGCGGCGAACGTGACCAACTCCCTGGCCCAGTGGCCGGGGTACCTGGGCGGCGTCGCCGGGTTCCGCGCCGAGTACGCCGGGCAGCGCGGTCGGCTGATCCGCTTCGGCGCGGTGGCGGTGCTCGGCGGCCTCGTCGGCAGCGTCCTGCTGCTGACCACGCCGTCGGAGGCCTTCGACGACGTCGTCCCGGTGCTCGTGTTCCTGGCCAGCCTGCTGCTGGCCGTGCAGCCACTGCTCACCCGGCAGCTGGCCGGCGAGCTCGCCGGCGGCGCCGGACGCGACCCGGGCTGGCTGTACGCCGCACTCTTCCTCGCCACCGTGTACGGCGGCTACTTCGGCGGCGCGCTCGGGGTCATCCTGGTGGGCGTCCTGGGCGTGGGCCTGCACGGGCTCAAGCTGGCGAACGCGCTGAAGTCGGCGCTGTCGGCGGTCACCGCCACGGTGACGCTGGTGGTCTTCGGCATCTTCGGCCCGGTGCACTGGGGCGTCGTCGCCGTCGCCGCGCCGGCCAGCCTGCTCGGCGGTTTCCTCGGCGCCCGGATCGCCACGCGCATCCCCGTGACCCCGCTGCGGGTGGTCATCGTGACGTTCGGCGTCGCCGTCTCCGTGTACCTGTTCGTCCGGGTCTAG
- a CDS encoding DUF1059 domain-containing protein yields the protein MKELTCRDAGFDCDAVVRGESVDDVLSQAGPHAKEAHGVDVTPEMAGRIRTLVRDT from the coding sequence ATGAAGGAGCTCACGTGCCGCGACGCCGGATTCGACTGCGACGCAGTGGTCCGCGGGGAATCGGTGGACGACGTCCTGTCCCAGGCGGGGCCGCACGCCAAGGAGGCCCACGGGGTGGACGTGACCCCGGAGATGGCCGGACGGATCCGGACGTTGGTCCGCGACACCTGA
- a CDS encoding bifunctional RNase H/acid phosphatase codes for MSPRFVVEADGGSRGNPGPAGYGALVRDAQTGRVLAERAASVGRATNNVAEYGGLVAGLQAALDLDPSAQVEVRMDSKLVVEQMSGRWKIKHPDMQQLALQAQQIARKLGGVRYTWVPRAQNGAADALANSAMDGKPVHRDLAAEPSAAEDDVQPVHQPAPVVTTVTHLLRHGQTEHTPERRFSGRNDLPLSLTGRVEAEAAGVRAAALGIEVVVASPLRRTRETAEIVAAALGLPVEFDDELVELDFGDLEGLTFDEARARHPLAVRRFMGEVTVAAPGGESIADVSARVAGARHRVLTRHAGKTVLLVSHVTPIKLLLAAGLGVGDDVVHRVFLEAASLCTVAWTSDGRASVRLVNDTAHLR; via the coding sequence CGGGTCCTGGCCGAGCGGGCCGCCTCGGTCGGCCGGGCGACGAACAACGTCGCCGAGTACGGCGGCCTGGTGGCCGGCCTGCAGGCGGCGCTCGACCTCGACCCCTCCGCGCAGGTCGAGGTACGCATGGACTCCAAGCTCGTGGTCGAGCAGATGTCGGGGCGCTGGAAGATCAAGCACCCGGACATGCAGCAGCTGGCGCTGCAGGCCCAGCAGATCGCCCGCAAGCTGGGCGGCGTCCGCTACACCTGGGTGCCGCGGGCGCAGAACGGCGCCGCCGATGCGCTGGCGAACAGCGCGATGGACGGCAAGCCGGTCCACCGCGACCTCGCGGCCGAGCCCTCGGCGGCCGAGGACGACGTCCAGCCGGTCCACCAGCCGGCGCCCGTGGTCACCACCGTCACCCACCTGCTGCGCCACGGGCAGACCGAGCACACCCCCGAGCGCCGGTTCAGCGGCCGCAACGACCTGCCGCTGTCCCTTACCGGGCGGGTCGAGGCGGAGGCGGCCGGGGTGCGCGCCGCCGCGCTGGGCATCGAGGTGGTCGTCGCCTCCCCGCTGCGCCGGACCCGGGAGACCGCCGAGATCGTGGCCGCCGCACTGGGGCTGCCGGTCGAGTTCGACGACGAGCTGGTGGAGCTGGACTTCGGCGACCTCGAGGGGCTCACCTTCGACGAGGCCCGGGCCCGGCACCCGCTGGCGGTGCGCCGGTTCATGGGCGAGGTCACCGTCGCGGCACCCGGCGGGGAGTCCATCGCCGACGTCAGCGCACGGGTGGCCGGTGCGCGGCACCGTGTGCTGACCCGGCACGCCGGGAAGACCGTGCTGCTGGTCAGCCACGTCACGCCGATCAAGCTGCTGCTCGCGGCCGGGCTCGGCGTGGGCGACGACGTCGTCCACCGGGTGTTCCTGGAAGCGGCGTCGCTGTGCACCGTGGCCTGGACCTCCGACGGCCGCGCCTCGGTGCGGCTGGTGAACGACACCGCGCACCTGCGCTAG
- a CDS encoding class I SAM-dependent methyltransferase, producing the protein MPAAERQTVHQTSTARTAATGSYQGHGVHAAPGVHEYTVDLVRAALPDGGRILEVGAGCGALACRLRDAGYDVVPTDLDPPHDWIHRLDLDDPQWTEETRGPFDMVVCVETLEHVENPRKVLRSIRSLLRPGDTLVVSTPNVTHPHSRLKMFLRGAPFIFGPGHYHQPGHITILPDWMLTEHVRLAGFEQVTVTTGGSTWFEGPRRLVHRIEIALLWLIGVRHRADSGEGICTFVTAVAA; encoded by the coding sequence GTGCCAGCGGCTGAGCGCCAGACCGTCCACCAGACCAGCACCGCCCGGACCGCTGCGACCGGCTCCTACCAGGGGCACGGCGTCCATGCTGCTCCGGGGGTGCACGAGTACACCGTCGACCTGGTGCGTGCGGCGCTGCCGGACGGTGGACGGATCCTGGAGGTCGGTGCCGGGTGCGGCGCGCTGGCCTGCCGGCTGCGGGACGCCGGTTACGACGTCGTGCCGACCGACCTGGATCCGCCGCACGACTGGATCCACCGCCTCGACCTCGATGACCCGCAGTGGACCGAGGAGACCCGCGGGCCCTTCGACATGGTGGTCTGCGTCGAGACCCTCGAGCACGTGGAGAACCCGCGCAAGGTGCTGCGCTCGATCAGGTCACTGCTGCGGCCCGGGGACACGCTCGTGGTGAGCACGCCGAACGTGACCCACCCGCACTCCCGGCTGAAGATGTTCCTGCGCGGCGCGCCGTTCATCTTCGGCCCCGGGCACTACCACCAGCCCGGCCACATCACGATCCTTCCCGACTGGATGCTCACCGAGCACGTCCGGCTGGCCGGGTTCGAGCAGGTGACGGTCACGACCGGCGGCAGCACCTGGTTCGAGGGGCCGCGCCGGCTGGTCCACCGGATCGAGATCGCGCTGCTGTGGCTGATCGGGGTGCGCCACCGGGCCGACTCCGGCGAGGGGATCTGCACGTTCGTCACCGCGGTCGCCGCCTGA
- a CDS encoding Flp family type IVb pilin has translation MINPIATIATLIAFAQTRMQREEKGATAVEYGLMVGLIAAVIIATVVTLGGQLNGLFQQITTQLGTATP, from the coding sequence GTGATCAACCCCATCGCCACCATCGCCACCCTCATCGCCTTCGCCCAGACCCGCATGCAGCGGGAGGAGAAGGGCGCCACCGCCGTCGAGTACGGCCTCATGGTCGGCCTGATCGCCGCCGTGATCATCGCGACCGTCGTCACGCTGGGCGGCCAGCTCAACGGGCTGTTCCAGCAGATCACCACCCAGCTCGGCACCGCCACCCCCTGA
- a CDS encoding prepilin peptidase — translation MSAVAVALMAAVAGIPVGHLVNRAAGRFPWPAQIRLGQLVGPGPVAVRPPVLELVSAVLFGLVGLRFGASAELPAFLFLGGAGLLLAVVDLRHRLLPNRVIIPSVVVGLALLAVPVAVDGNWPALLRAGLGSVVLFLAFLVLALIAPSGLGMGDVKLAALLGLYLGWLGWTAVVLGGASGFVLQAVVVLPLLALRRIGLRSELPFGPAMLAGAALVVLSSTVAA, via the coding sequence GTGAGCGCCGTCGCCGTCGCCCTGATGGCGGCCGTCGCAGGGATCCCGGTGGGGCATCTGGTGAACCGGGCCGCCGGCCGCTTTCCGTGGCCGGCACAGATTCGGCTGGGGCAGCTGGTCGGTCCCGGACCCGTCGCCGTCCGGCCCCCGGTGCTCGAGCTCGTCAGCGCGGTCCTGTTCGGCCTGGTGGGCCTGCGCTTCGGCGCGTCGGCCGAGCTGCCGGCCTTCCTCTTCCTCGGCGGCGCGGGGCTGCTGCTGGCCGTCGTCGACCTGCGGCACCGGCTGCTGCCCAACCGGGTCATCATCCCCTCCGTCGTCGTCGGCCTGGCTCTGCTGGCCGTCCCGGTCGCAGTGGACGGGAACTGGCCCGCGTTGCTGCGCGCCGGCCTGGGGTCGGTGGTGCTGTTCCTGGCCTTCCTGGTCCTCGCCCTGATCGCGCCGAGCGGCCTCGGCATGGGTGACGTCAAGCTCGCCGCGCTGCTCGGCCTCTACCTCGGCTGGCTGGGCTGGACCGCGGTCGTGCTCGGGGGCGCCTCGGGTTTCGTGCTGCAGGCCGTGGTCGTGCTGCCCCTGCTGGCCCTGCGGCGGATCGGCCTGCGCAGCGAGCTGCCCTTCGGCCCGGCGATGCTGGCCGGTGCCGCCCTCGTTGTGCTGTCGAGCACAGTCGCCGCCTGA
- a CDS encoding pilus assembly protein TadG-related protein: protein MQRLISRRLRRDEHGAAAVLLALLLVPMLGFAAIAVDVGALYAERARLQVAADAAALAVAQDCARGNCGDMLATAQSLVVANAGEATAGQPVLSSNPTSVTVAGSTPKEHWFAPVMGHDATQVAATATVAWGAPDRGTAVLPLTFSWCEFLQQTGGGRPSTEVVRTIHFTKSSNTVECTGPSNLIVPGGFAYLDTPPTECEAASARNERSYSSTGNTPPSACTPAYLNSWVGHTVLLPLFDSSGDTGSNAWYHVFGYAAFHITGFHFGGQFSTDAKPCTGNSRCVSGYFTEFVDLDDAFSYSPDAPQLGASILRLIR, encoded by the coding sequence GTGCAACGGCTGATCTCCCGCCGGCTCCGGCGCGACGAGCACGGGGCCGCCGCGGTCCTGCTGGCCCTCCTGTTGGTGCCGATGCTCGGCTTCGCCGCGATCGCCGTCGACGTCGGTGCGCTGTACGCCGAGCGCGCCCGGCTCCAGGTGGCAGCCGACGCCGCAGCCTTGGCCGTGGCGCAGGACTGCGCCCGCGGCAACTGCGGCGACATGCTCGCGACGGCGCAGAGCCTGGTGGTCGCCAACGCCGGTGAGGCCACGGCGGGCCAGCCGGTCCTCTCCAGCAACCCGACCAGCGTCACCGTCGCGGGCAGCACCCCGAAGGAGCACTGGTTCGCGCCGGTGATGGGCCACGACGCCACCCAGGTGGCGGCGACGGCCACCGTGGCCTGGGGCGCTCCCGACCGCGGGACGGCGGTGCTCCCGCTGACCTTCTCCTGGTGCGAGTTCCTCCAGCAGACCGGCGGTGGCCGGCCTTCGACCGAGGTCGTGCGCACCATCCACTTCACCAAGAGCTCGAACACCGTCGAGTGCACCGGCCCGTCGAACCTCATCGTCCCCGGCGGGTTCGCGTACCTCGACACGCCGCCGACGGAGTGTGAGGCGGCGAGTGCCCGCAACGAGCGGTCGTACTCGTCGACGGGCAACACCCCGCCGTCGGCGTGCACGCCCGCCTACCTGAACTCCTGGGTCGGGCACACGGTGCTGCTACCGCTGTTCGACTCCTCCGGCGACACCGGCAGCAACGCCTGGTACCACGTCTTCGGCTACGCGGCGTTCCACATCACCGGGTTCCACTTCGGCGGTCAGTTCAGCACCGACGCCAAGCCGTGCACCGGCAATTCTCGGTGCGTGAGCGGCTATTTCACCGAGTTCGTCGACCTGGACGACGCCTTCTCGTACAGCCCGGACGCCCCGCAGCTCGGGGCCTCGATTCTCCGACTCATCCGATAG
- the cpaB gene encoding Flp pilus assembly protein CpaB, with protein MRRRLIAAFAALLLTGAGAVVLLAYVRGADARALAGTETVAVLVVRAPVPVGTPAEELGAMVATELIPAKAVAEGAVTDLDALTGRVATVDLQPGEQLLAGRFAERTDLRTPGTVPVPAGAGEVSVLLEPQRAVGGRLAAGDTVGVFVSLTQDTGGATHAVLHGVLVTQVQGAPAPVDPAAEGTPETASAGGAAPTGSVLVTLALPAAEAEAVVFGAEHGTLWLSLEPEGTDISGTEVITGTTIYGKAFA; from the coding sequence GTGCGACGTCGTCTGATCGCCGCCTTCGCGGCGCTGTTGCTCACCGGAGCCGGCGCCGTGGTGCTGCTCGCCTATGTGCGGGGCGCCGACGCCCGTGCGCTCGCCGGGACGGAGACCGTCGCGGTCCTCGTCGTCCGGGCGCCGGTGCCGGTCGGCACCCCGGCCGAGGAACTCGGGGCGATGGTCGCCACCGAGCTGATCCCGGCGAAGGCCGTCGCCGAGGGTGCGGTGACGGACCTCGACGCCCTCACCGGGCGCGTGGCGACCGTTGACCTGCAGCCGGGTGAACAGCTCCTGGCCGGCCGTTTCGCCGAGCGCACCGATCTGCGGACACCCGGCACCGTGCCCGTTCCGGCCGGCGCCGGGGAGGTCAGCGTGCTGCTCGAGCCGCAGCGGGCGGTCGGCGGCCGGCTGGCCGCCGGGGACACCGTCGGCGTCTTCGTCTCCCTGACGCAGGACACCGGGGGCGCCACGCACGCCGTCCTGCACGGGGTCCTGGTGACCCAGGTGCAGGGCGCCCCAGCGCCGGTCGACCCCGCCGCGGAAGGAACGCCGGAGACCGCCTCGGCCGGCGGCGCGGCGCCGACGGGCAGCGTGTTGGTCACGCTCGCCCTCCCGGCGGCCGAGGCCGAGGCGGTCGTCTTCGGTGCCGAGCACGGCACCCTCTGGCTCTCCCTCGAACCCGAGGGCACCGACATCTCGGGCACCGAGGTCATCACCGGTACCACCATCTACGGAAAGGCATTCGCATGA
- a CDS encoding PIG-L deacetylase family protein, whose protein sequence is MPPAPMPDDWQRALVVAAHPDDIEYGLAAAVAVWTAAGKEVHYLLATRGEAGMAGVPPEQAGPLREGEERRSAAVVGVSEVQFLDHRDGLLVAGPDLRRDLAGAIRRHRPDLVVTGYFGPTWTPPGVSPAYLNSADHQALGQSVLDAVADAGNEWIFPDLPEERWSGVQYIAVAEMTDPPHEVDVSEQVEKAVASLSEHRRYLELLSDEPVEEQARQVVDMSTQIEDGRRRVGFRLYWG, encoded by the coding sequence ATGCCTCCAGCCCCCATGCCCGACGACTGGCAGCGCGCCCTCGTCGTCGCCGCCCATCCCGACGACATCGAGTACGGGCTCGCCGCCGCCGTCGCGGTGTGGACGGCGGCCGGCAAGGAGGTGCACTACCTGCTGGCGACCCGGGGTGAGGCCGGGATGGCCGGTGTGCCCCCGGAGCAGGCGGGGCCGCTGCGCGAGGGAGAGGAGCGGCGCTCGGCCGCCGTCGTCGGGGTGAGCGAGGTGCAGTTCCTCGACCACCGGGACGGCCTGCTGGTGGCCGGGCCGGACCTGCGGCGGGATCTGGCCGGCGCGATCCGGCGGCACCGCCCGGACCTCGTCGTCACCGGCTACTTCGGGCCGACGTGGACCCCGCCCGGGGTGTCACCGGCGTACCTCAACTCGGCTGATCACCAGGCGCTCGGCCAGTCCGTGCTCGATGCCGTCGCCGACGCGGGGAACGAGTGGATCTTCCCGGACCTGCCCGAGGAGCGCTGGAGCGGCGTGCAGTACATCGCCGTGGCGGAGATGACCGACCCGCCGCACGAGGTGGACGTCAGCGAGCAGGTCGAGAAGGCCGTCGCCTCGCTGTCGGAGCACCGTCGGTACCTGGAGCTGCTGTCCGACGAGCCGGTCGAGGAGCAGGCGCGTCAGGTCGTCGACATGTCGACGCAGATCGAGGACGGGCGGCGCCGGGTCGGCTTCCGGCTCTACTGGGGATGA
- a CDS encoding TadE/TadG family type IV pilus assembly protein, whose translation MTTRLRDERGASAVEFGLIVPLLIVLVIGIAEFGHAFQVQGTLSAAAREGARAMALQNDQTLARAAVMDATSTLNPAIAPDQIVVTPASCPAIGGSSQNVRITITYPMPFLTGFFGAGIDLTGTGVMRCNG comes from the coding sequence ATGACCACGCGACTGCGCGACGAACGAGGCGCCTCGGCGGTGGAGTTCGGGCTCATCGTGCCGCTGCTGATCGTGCTCGTCATCGGCATCGCCGAGTTCGGGCACGCGTTCCAGGTCCAGGGCACCCTGTCGGCTGCGGCCCGCGAGGGCGCCCGAGCCATGGCGCTGCAGAACGACCAGACCCTCGCCCGGGCCGCCGTGATGGACGCCACCTCGACGCTGAACCCCGCCATCGCGCCGGACCAGATCGTCGTCACGCCGGCGTCCTGCCCGGCGATCGGCGGCAGCAGCCAGAACGTGCGGATCACCATCACCTACCCGATGCCCTTCCTCACCGGCTTCTTCGGCGCGGGCATCGACCTCACCGGAACGGGGGTCATGCGGTGCAACGGCTGA